In Oryzias melastigma strain HK-1 linkage group LG16, ASM292280v2, whole genome shotgun sequence, a single genomic region encodes these proteins:
- the LOC112136632 gene encoding asialoglycoprotein receptor 1 isoform X2, which yields MEEDIQYSTVEFKSGASAPKDNREDLTVYSSLKIKKPLTSETQNKEDDVIYSQVVPRKMFPSAPPNQNEPIYSDIKKGKPKIKKENAPTKKNPEADFDTISKETTQTAVITEVQTSGSRFHLLLVCLGIICFLLCASIIVVIFYFTMETNKQKQNLSNLEAKNEQLTLEKRYLQNQTEYLTADKMLFENQTKEMTVNMTIQQTQIEQLRNSSDKLNRMKAAIFKYSTFPVDLFCPDGVCQTCPKDWIQFQESCYFFNHFISPWKTWDESRQLCRSNNSDLVVISSQEEQKFIKSRIKYYYDEWHGYWIGLRRINNNWIWVDDSQDTLGYWKNPGSSEDFVHVVHDGPLNQSWVQLRNGFQNRFICEIKAFIF from the exons ACAATAGGGAGGATCTTACAgtttattcttctttaaaaattaaaaagcctttGACCAGCGAAACAC AGAACAAAGAGGATGATGTCATTTATTCTCAAGTTGTaccaagaaaaatgtttccctcTGCACCAC CTAACCAGAATGAACCAATTTATTCTGACATCAAAAAGGGAAAACCAAAGATAAAAAAGGAGAATGCACCAA CAAAGAAGAACCCAGAAGCTGATTTTGACACAATTAGCAAAGAGACAACACAAACTGCTGTAATAA cagaagttcaaaCATCTGGCAGTAGGTTTCATCTCTTGCTGGTGTGTTTGGGGATAATTTGTTTCCTCCTGTGTGCCAGCATCATCGTCGTCATCTTTTACT TCAccatggaaacaaacaaacagaagcaaAATCTCAGTAATTTGGAAGCAAAAAATGAGCAGCTGACTTTGGAGAAGAGATATTTACAAAACCAGACTGAGTATCTGACTGCTGACAAGATGTTATTTGAGAACCAAACCAAGGAGATGACCGTTAACATGACAATCCAACAAACACAGATCGAGCAGCTGAGAAACAGCAGTGACAAACTCAACAGGATGAAGGCAGCAATCTTCAAATATTCCACTTTTCCAGTAGATCTCTTCTGTCCTGATGGAG TTTGTCAGACGTGTCCCAAAGACTGGATTCAGTTTCAGGAAAGCTGCTATTTCTTCAATCATTTCATTTCTCCATGGAAAACATGGGATGAAAGTCGACAGCTTTGTCGAAGCAACAATTCAGACCTGGTGGTTATCAGCAGTCAAGAGGAACAG AAATTCATCAAAAGCAGAATAAAATACTACTATGACGAATGGCACGGATACTGGATTGGTTTACGAAGAATTAACAACAACTGGATCTGGGTGGATGACAGTCAAGACACACTTGG gtactGGAAGAATCCAGGGAGCTCAGAAGATTTTGTACATGTAGTCCATGATGGTCCTTTGAACCAGAGCTGGGTTCAACTCAGAAATGGCTTTCAGAACAGATTCATCTGTGAGATTAAAGCTTTCATTTTCTGA
- the LOC112136632 gene encoding asialoglycoprotein receptor 1 isoform X1: MEEDIQYSTVEFKSGASAPKDNREDLTVYSSLKIKKPLTSETQNKEDDVIYSQVVPRKMFPSAPPNQNEPIYSDIKKGKPKIKKENAPTKKNPEADFDTISKETTQTAVITAEVQTSGSRFHLLLVCLGIICFLLCASIIVVIFYFTMETNKQKQNLSNLEAKNEQLTLEKRYLQNQTEYLTADKMLFENQTKEMTVNMTIQQTQIEQLRNSSDKLNRMKAAIFKYSTFPVDLFCPDGVCQTCPKDWIQFQESCYFFNHFISPWKTWDESRQLCRSNNSDLVVISSQEEQKFIKSRIKYYYDEWHGYWIGLRRINNNWIWVDDSQDTLGYWKNPGSSEDFVHVVHDGPLNQSWVQLRNGFQNRFICEIKAFIF, encoded by the exons ACAATAGGGAGGATCTTACAgtttattcttctttaaaaattaaaaagcctttGACCAGCGAAACAC AGAACAAAGAGGATGATGTCATTTATTCTCAAGTTGTaccaagaaaaatgtttccctcTGCACCAC CTAACCAGAATGAACCAATTTATTCTGACATCAAAAAGGGAAAACCAAAGATAAAAAAGGAGAATGCACCAA CAAAGAAGAACCCAGAAGCTGATTTTGACACAATTAGCAAAGAGACAACACAAACTGCTGTAATAA cagcagaagttcaaaCATCTGGCAGTAGGTTTCATCTCTTGCTGGTGTGTTTGGGGATAATTTGTTTCCTCCTGTGTGCCAGCATCATCGTCGTCATCTTTTACT TCAccatggaaacaaacaaacagaagcaaAATCTCAGTAATTTGGAAGCAAAAAATGAGCAGCTGACTTTGGAGAAGAGATATTTACAAAACCAGACTGAGTATCTGACTGCTGACAAGATGTTATTTGAGAACCAAACCAAGGAGATGACCGTTAACATGACAATCCAACAAACACAGATCGAGCAGCTGAGAAACAGCAGTGACAAACTCAACAGGATGAAGGCAGCAATCTTCAAATATTCCACTTTTCCAGTAGATCTCTTCTGTCCTGATGGAG TTTGTCAGACGTGTCCCAAAGACTGGATTCAGTTTCAGGAAAGCTGCTATTTCTTCAATCATTTCATTTCTCCATGGAAAACATGGGATGAAAGTCGACAGCTTTGTCGAAGCAACAATTCAGACCTGGTGGTTATCAGCAGTCAAGAGGAACAG AAATTCATCAAAAGCAGAATAAAATACTACTATGACGAATGGCACGGATACTGGATTGGTTTACGAAGAATTAACAACAACTGGATCTGGGTGGATGACAGTCAAGACACACTTGG gtactGGAAGAATCCAGGGAGCTCAGAAGATTTTGTACATGTAGTCCATGATGGTCCTTTGAACCAGAGCTGGGTTCAACTCAGAAATGGCTTTCAGAACAGATTCATCTGTGAGATTAAAGCTTTCATTTTCTGA